Sequence from the SAR202 cluster bacterium genome:
GCGCAACCACTCGGCCGCCGTGATATCCACGTCCAATCCGTCTGAAGATGACAGTGAGCTTACCTGGGACGCCCCGAACGGCACCAGGATTCTGGCGAACGAAAGCGCTACGATGGTGTTCAACGCCCTCGCCGCTGACGAGCCGGGCGTCTACTGCAACGAAGTTTGGTCGGAGCTGGGCGGGAAGAAGAACCGCTCCGGCATGGTCGCGAAGGTCACCGTAGGGGAGACCGAGGAGACACTATGCGAGGGCAAGGTGTTCTCTATCGACAAGCATGTCTCTCCGGATGTCGTCTTCGGAGACACTGAAACAACCTACACCTACACGATCACCTTCACCAATGAAGGGACCGAAGCCCTCAACGTTAAGCGAATTACCGACTACATAAGCGATGACGAGTTCGACTACGTTTCCGGCTCGGTCTCCACTACACCCGCTTCACTGGGAGACGAGCTTGGCGAGCCGGGAGTCAGCAATAAGCAGGGCCAGAAGGAGTTTGTCTGGAACCTCGCCGGAGACGGTATCGAAATAGGGCCTGGCGATGAATGGTTAATCGAATTCCAGGTCACCGGCGAAATGCACCGCGGATACTACAGCAACGAGGTGATCGTCGAGTTCGCCGGCGGAGATAATTTCGAAGACCGGCTCAGCGGCGAGACCGCAATAATAACCGTCATGGACGTCTTCCGCGTCACCGTGGAGACAGAGAACACCACCTATATCTGCGATGTCTGGGTCACCGACGACATCGACGTCGGCCAGGCGCAGACGGTGGACGCCTGCATGGTCGGCCCCAACGGCTCCTTCGCAGGCACGCAGACTCCCACGGCCACGCCCGGCGGGGCCGCCACGGCCACGGCCACGCCGCCCGTTACGCCCACCCCTACCATGACGGCCACGCCGCTCGCCACGCCGACGCCGGGCGGCCCCACGCTGACTCCGACGCCGACGCCGACACATACGGCCACGCCCACGCACACGCCGTCGCCGTCCCCAACCTCGACCGCCACCCCGGTCCCGACGGCGACGCATACACCCACGCCCACGCCGACGCCCCAGCCGGGAGGCTTCGTGTGGCTGGACGACCCCGTGGACATCAGCCTCTCCACTACCGGCAGCTGGCAGACCATCAGCCTGGCAGACCACGTCCCATCGGGCGCTGGCGGCGCCATCGTCGAGGTCCTGAATACCGGCGGCAGCAACCGCAACGGCGTCCTACGCGGCACGGAGGATACCCGCAACTACATGAGCAGCACAAGCTACGGCAGGCTGGAGGCGGAGAACCACACCTGGACCGTCATCAAAATCGACGATGACCGGGAGGTCCAGGGCTACATCAGCCACACGGACGTGGACTTCCGCCTCATCGGCTACACGACAGGGGAAGACCCGTACTACTTCGACACGCCGCCTGACTTCACGCCGTCCACCACCGGCGCGTGGACTAATATAGACGTGTCCCAGTATGTGAGCGACGACGCCACCGCCGCCATTCTGCTCATGTACAACACCTCGAGCAACGAGCGCGACTACGGTGTCCGGGAGACTACGAGCTCCTTCAACACCACGAGCCGCGAAATCAACGCGTACGCATACACAATGTACATCGTTGGACTGAACGCGTCCGGCATATTCCAGGCGCACATGCAGGACACCAACGTCAAGGTCTACCTTGTGGGCGAGATACGTGACTCCATGGTGATGTACGGGGACGACGTAGGCGTCGTTGACCCGTCTACGGGGTCATGGGAGTCAATCGATGCGGATACGTACTCAGTTCCTACGGATGCCAATGGTCTCATTCTCTACGTAGAGAACTCGCACAACAGAAGCGACCGCGCATTCAGCGTCCGCCACGGGAACGGCTCCGATACGGTCACGAAGGACATTGGCGGCAACACTCACGTACAGGCGCCCGTAGGACTGGCCGAAAACAATACCTGGTACGAATACATGGAAAGGGCAGATTTCAACGTATACATCGCGGGATACACACTACCTCCCCCATGAGAACCCTACGATGGTACGTAGTTCTTGTTGTAAGCCGTATTCCGTGCAAAATTAGTCACTGATATGACCGAATCGCCCTTAAACAACCGAAAGCACATCGGAACACGCAGGTCGCAGCGCGGCTCCGCGCTGACGATTGCACTTGCGTTCATGGTCTTCGCCGTGCCTGTTGTCGTCGCGGGTCTCACCCTGGCCAGCACGCTTCTGCTTGACTCCCGCGTCAAGCTTAACGATTTCGAAAGCCAATACACCCGCCTCGGCGCGAGCATACTCTCTCACCACCTGCTCACCCAGGACGCCCCCACCTCCACCACCACGGTATCCTCGGTAGTGCTCAACGGTACTACCGTTACTACCACTATCGTAATGAATGAGGTCCCTCCGGGCTCGCTGACGGTGCCTGCGCCTTCCGAGGCCGGCCGCGAGTTCAGGACCGAAAAGAGCGTCCATCCCACCAGCACAGCGGCAAACGTCGACACGACCTTTACCTACACGATCACTGTCACGAACATGTCCGCCGTCAGCCAGACGCTGACGGGGATGTACGACAACCTTCCGTCCGGCTTTGACTACATCACGGGGTCGTCTTCCGGTGTGACAACTGCCAACCCTACGAAATCGGGGCAGGAGATCAGGTGGCTGGGGCTAAGCACCAGCGTTCCCTCAGGGGATACGGTAACCCAGATATTCCAGGTGACGGCCAGGAGACCGGCGGGAGTCTACTGCAATGAAGCATGGGTCACGCCGGGCGGATATGAGTTCACTACATCCGGCCTCACGGCGGACGTCAAGTTCGGTAGTCCGTCATCACTCGAGTGCCCGGGCAAGTCCGTCCGGTTCTCCAAAGCGGTGAGTCCCAGCGTAGTAGCGGCGGGGACCGAGCATACCTTCCACTACTCCATCTCAATGCAGAACAGGGGTAACTCAACGCTGGTAATGAACAGCATTGAGGACCTTCTGCCGGCGGGGTTCACATATGTGACCGATTCGGCTCAGGGCCTCGTGTTTTCAAATCCCACCCAGACAAGTGAATCCGGACGTACGCGTCTCACCTGGACCGGTTCTTTCAATATTCCGGCCGGCGGGACCGTGACCCAGGAGTTAGATGCCGTCGCCACTCCTGCTGCCGGCGACCACTGGAACGAGGCATGGGGGGACTTCAGCGCTCTGGGTTACACTGCCTACACGTGGCCGTCCGCCCGCGTGGAGGCACTGACTGCTGCTGTATCGACCACAACCGACGGCCACAAGACGTTCCAGTGCGTTATTTGGATCAGAGCAGGTAAAGTAGTCATCAACAGCTGCAACATGCAGTGACCGCCTCTTCTTTCCACAGTGCCCTCGCCGCTCGTATATACTAATCTGTACACTATCCAACATGTATGCGTCGGTAACGGACAATGCGCCTACGATCGGCCATCGCCTCACTCCTTATCGTTCTTCTATCAGTCTCCTGCGGCAGTGGCGCCGAGGAGCCTGGGACCAATGCGCCGGTGCACATCGGTTCCAGGGATGAGCTCATTGCCAGGGCCGCGGAGGCCACCGAGAAGCTGAATACGGACAAGTGGCTGGAGTTCTACGAATTCAAGAGCCCCAGGTCCGTGGAACCCCGCTTCCCTTATGGCCTTCCCGGCGTGCAGCTCTGCACTCCCGACCAGTTCATCTACGACACTAGTGAGCGGCTTGCAAAGCTCAAGTTCGCGAATGGCCTCGACGAGACCGACCGGGTGCAATGGTCCGTTGTGGACGCGACAATTGACAAAAATATCGGCCTTGTAACGATGTCCGTTCAGAACTCCGGGCAGCCAATGGCGATCGATAAAAAGGACTACTTCGGCGAGAACGATACCGGCGTCCGCTGGATCTACCTCGATAACAACTGGTGGCAGGAGGACGAGGACTGGCTTGAGGGGTGCCACGACCAGAGGCTGGGGAACTAGGACAAGGATACTCGCGAGCGCTTAATGAAGATACTTGGAATCGAGACGTCGTGCGACGAGACGGCGGTCGCCGTAGTTGAAGACGGGCGGAAAATACACTCTAACGTCGTCGCCTCGCAGGTCGAAATACACGCAAAATACGGCGGCATCGTGCCAGAAGTGGCGTCGCGCCAGCACCTGCTCACCTTTGTGCCGGTGGTCCGCGAGGCACTGGAGCAGGCGCAGGTTGAGCTCCGCGATCTGGACGGCATAGCAGTCACCAACGGCCCCGGGCTCGCCGGCGCGCTGCTGATCGGCGTGAACGCCGCCAAAGGCCTTGCACTGGCGAACGACATCCCGCTTATCGGCATCAATCACGTCGAAGGGCACATCTACGCCGCGTGGCTGGACGGCGCGGAGCCGGACATCGACCCCGGCTTCCCCCTCATGGTGCTGATCACATCGGGCGGACATACGGACCTGGTGCTGATGCGCGGGCACGGCGACTACATCCTCGTCGGCCGAACGCGGGACGACGCGGCGGGCGAGGCGTTCGACAAGGCGGCGCGGGTCCTCGGGCTCGGCTTCCCCGGCGGCCCGGCGATCCAGCGGGCCTCCGCAAAGAGCACTACTCGCGAGCAGCCGTTCCCTCGCCCACGGATCAAGGACTCGCTGGACTTCAGCTTCAGCGGTCTCAAGACGGCGCTATTGCGCCGCGCCGAGGAGAAGGGGTGGTACCCGCCTTTTCAGGGCCGGGAGTTGAGCGAGGAGGAGGTGGCCGGCGTCGCTGCGGCCTACCAGGAGGCGCTTGTGGACTCGATGGTCGGCAGGACTATTGAAGCTGCGGAGAGGCACCGCGCAAGGGGAATCGTGCTGGGCGGCGGTGTGGCCGCGAACGCGCTCCTGCGGAAGGAGATGGCCGCAAGGTCTCCGCTGAAGGTTATCGTCCCGCGGCCAGGACTGTGCACGGACAACGGGGCGATGATCGGCGGGGCAGGGTGGTTCCACCTTCGC
This genomic interval carries:
- the tsaD gene encoding tRNA (adenosine(37)-N6)-threonylcarbamoyltransferase complex transferase subunit TsaD, yielding MKILGIETSCDETAVAVVEDGRKIHSNVVASQVEIHAKYGGIVPEVASRQHLLTFVPVVREALEQAQVELRDLDGIAVTNGPGLAGALLIGVNAAKGLALANDIPLIGINHVEGHIYAAWLDGAEPDIDPGFPLMVLITSGGHTDLVLMRGHGDYILVGRTRDDAAGEAFDKAARVLGLGFPGGPAIQRASAKSTTREQPFPRPRIKDSLDFSFSGLKTALLRRAEEKGWYPPFQGRELSEEEVAGVAAAYQEALVDSMVGRTIEAAERHRARGIVLGGGVAANALLRKEMAARSPLKVIVPRPGLCTDNGAMIGGAGWFHLRNGARHEWDMDVIPGLKIG
- a CDS encoding DUF11 domain-containing protein, whose amino-acid sequence is MTESPLNNRKHIGTRRSQRGSALTIALAFMVFAVPVVVAGLTLASTLLLDSRVKLNDFESQYTRLGASILSHHLLTQDAPTSTTTVSSVVLNGTTVTTTIVMNEVPPGSLTVPAPSEAGREFRTEKSVHPTSTAANVDTTFTYTITVTNMSAVSQTLTGMYDNLPSGFDYITGSSSGVTTANPTKSGQEIRWLGLSTSVPSGDTVTQIFQVTARRPAGVYCNEAWVTPGGYEFTTSGLTADVKFGSPSSLECPGKSVRFSKAVSPSVVAAGTEHTFHYSISMQNRGNSTLVMNSIEDLLPAGFTYVTDSAQGLVFSNPTQTSESGRTRLTWTGSFNIPAGGTVTQELDAVATPAAGDHWNEAWGDFSALGYTAYTWPSARVEALTAAVSTTTDGHKTFQCVIWIRAGKVVINSCNMQ